One window from the genome of Terrimicrobium sacchariphilum encodes:
- a CDS encoding esterase/lipase family protein produces MTSRPVLCWAPGTMVVCALALAIFTQVGRAAGVGNMSEIPTLRAQELLLRSQPRNVRPAERLSLALGAAQAAFPGMAAGNRRDIELYSAAVSQVVATIQDGGFAGREVSGAGGKFRLLVDRKGKNLLDPADASSILLASSVRLRGLRARTTEAGVGVPYVFCYFQDSAFLKNQPGVSRAGISVPVTALLAFEKGEARLCFINRLNENSAEVEGKKWPLAADFSAAIAQTLSRTPNRPFDIPGLLFTRHFLPNAGLFQFQLYDPNRIPVILVHGLFSRPEAWTQVLNGLMADPKIRKRYQFWFFFYPSGLPIWQSSMLLRRDLDRFHSELEKNGRQPNLHRIILVGHSMGGLISSLTVREPGRSFWASLSDKSLEDLDISPEARSLVKDMVKFQPRKDIGRVVYVTTPHRGSPIPHNPVILQAIRFIQLPRTFSRRDREVLVDAMNEDLAGLFTLPANSIRFLKSGSPVLEAVETLPFAQDIPQHSIIGDRGKGDSPDSTDGIVPYWSAHLPNAISEKIVPTDHSAPQNPETTREIRRILLHDVSE; encoded by the coding sequence ATGACATCTCGACCCGTACTTTGCTGGGCGCCTGGCACGATGGTCGTTTGCGCTCTGGCCCTGGCGATTTTCACCCAAGTCGGACGGGCTGCGGGAGTCGGTAATATGTCGGAAATTCCGACTTTGCGTGCCCAGGAACTTCTCCTGCGCAGTCAGCCTCGCAATGTGCGTCCTGCTGAGCGGCTCTCCCTCGCTCTTGGCGCTGCGCAGGCCGCATTTCCGGGAATGGCCGCGGGCAATCGTCGTGACATCGAGCTTTACTCCGCTGCGGTCAGTCAGGTCGTGGCGACCATACAGGACGGAGGATTTGCTGGGCGCGAGGTGTCTGGTGCGGGCGGAAAGTTTCGCCTTTTGGTTGATCGCAAGGGCAAAAATCTCCTCGATCCGGCCGATGCCAGTTCCATCCTGCTCGCAAGCTCTGTGCGCCTGAGAGGGTTGCGCGCCCGCACTACCGAGGCGGGGGTGGGGGTGCCCTATGTTTTCTGCTATTTTCAGGACTCGGCCTTTCTCAAGAATCAGCCGGGTGTCTCTCGCGCAGGGATTTCTGTACCGGTCACCGCCCTCCTTGCCTTTGAGAAGGGCGAAGCCCGTCTCTGCTTTATCAACCGCCTGAACGAAAATAGCGCCGAAGTTGAGGGGAAAAAATGGCCGCTCGCTGCAGATTTTTCCGCCGCTATCGCCCAGACCCTCTCCCGCACGCCGAATCGACCCTTCGACATCCCCGGCCTTCTTTTCACCCGCCACTTTCTGCCCAATGCCGGGCTCTTCCAGTTTCAGCTCTACGATCCCAATCGCATTCCGGTCATCCTCGTCCATGGCCTCTTTTCCCGGCCCGAGGCCTGGACTCAGGTGCTGAATGGGCTCATGGCCGATCCCAAGATTCGCAAGCGCTATCAGTTTTGGTTCTTCTTCTATCCCTCCGGCCTCCCGATCTGGCAGTCCTCGATGCTTCTTCGGCGCGACCTCGACAGATTCCACTCGGAGTTGGAGAAAAACGGACGCCAGCCCAATCTCCACCGCATCATTCTCGTCGGCCATAGCATGGGCGGACTCATTTCCAGTCTCACGGTCCGCGAGCCGGGCAGGAGCTTTTGGGCCTCTCTCTCCGATAAGTCACTGGAGGATCTGGATATCAGTCCCGAGGCGCGCAGCCTTGTGAAGGATATGGTAAAATTCCAGCCGCGCAAGGACATCGGTCGCGTGGTTTACGTGACGACCCCACATCGCGGCAGCCCCATCCCCCACAACCCCGTTATCCTTCAGGCCATCCGCTTCATTCAGCTGCCGCGAACCTTTAGCCGTCGGGATCGCGAGGTGCTCGTCGACGCAATGAATGAGGACCTGGCTGGTCTCTTCACTCTCCCGGCAAATAGCATTCGTTTCCTCAAGTCTGGCTCACCAGTCCTCGAGGCAGTGGAGACTCTGCCCTTTGCTCAGGACATTCCTCAGCACTCCATCATCGGGGACCGGGGCAAGGGCGACTCTCCCGACAGTACGGATGGTATTGTACCCTACTGGTCTGCACATCTGCCCAACGCCATCTCCGAAAAGATCGTTCCTACGGATCACAGCGCTCCGCAGAATCCCGAGACGACTCGCGAGATCCGTCGTATCCTTCTGCACGACGTCAGCGAGTAG
- a CDS encoding M14 family metallopeptidase, with protein sequence MRVSRYLGIWVVAGVLIADGRAGSPSEKINRIVDFDEDGVTITSNFEGGRLNAVTSGGEGVFTATIAPEVRPMSNDQSWYAFKISSQSKRRVSVALTYTDGKSHLFAPRISHDRRTWELLPETSISKASDGRGVVLRLDVGPEPLWVSAQELFTESDFNEWIDGLAKKPFIATAQIGESTQGRPIRKMEITEAPPDAPLVVVLGRQHPPEVTGTLGLQAFVETIAGDSALAQSFRKQYRVLVMPLANPDGVNAGHWRFNVNGVDINRDWGSFEQKEDVVLRDEILRARSVAKEQMPFFIDYHSTRKDVFYPRPDVKSKKPDSELEEPDRFMRKWLARVKTLTPGRTVPIEVSPATRDKKLNATTWMRDLGAASVTHEFAHDTDREVIRKAGEADAVALMELLPRESASRLGD encoded by the coding sequence ATGAGGGTATCAAGGTATCTTGGAATCTGGGTTGTTGCAGGCGTCCTGATTGCTGACGGGCGCGCAGGGAGTCCATCGGAAAAAATCAACCGGATCGTCGATTTCGATGAAGATGGTGTCACCATCACGAGCAATTTCGAAGGTGGTCGGCTTAACGCGGTGACCTCGGGCGGGGAGGGAGTCTTCACCGCCACCATTGCCCCGGAGGTCCGCCCCATGAGCAACGACCAGTCATGGTATGCCTTCAAGATTTCCTCCCAGAGCAAGAGGCGCGTCTCCGTCGCCCTCACCTATACGGATGGCAAGAGCCATCTCTTTGCTCCCAGGATCAGCCATGACCGGCGGACCTGGGAACTACTGCCCGAGACCTCGATAAGCAAGGCCTCCGACGGCCGGGGCGTGGTGTTGCGTCTCGATGTCGGGCCTGAACCATTGTGGGTCTCGGCGCAGGAGCTTTTCACGGAATCCGATTTCAACGAGTGGATCGACGGACTTGCGAAAAAGCCCTTCATCGCTACGGCGCAAATCGGTGAATCCACCCAGGGTCGACCCATCCGCAAGATGGAAATCACCGAGGCGCCTCCCGATGCTCCGCTGGTTGTCGTCCTCGGTCGCCAGCATCCGCCGGAGGTTACTGGCACCCTGGGACTCCAGGCCTTCGTCGAAACCATCGCTGGTGACTCGGCTCTCGCCCAGTCCTTCCGCAAGCAGTACCGCGTGCTCGTCATGCCGCTGGCCAATCCCGACGGCGTGAACGCCGGTCACTGGCGCTTCAATGTCAACGGCGTCGACATCAATCGAGACTGGGGCAGCTTTGAGCAGAAGGAGGATGTCGTTTTGCGCGATGAAATCCTGCGCGCCCGTTCCGTGGCCAAGGAGCAAATGCCTTTCTTCATCGACTATCACTCGACGCGTAAGGATGTCTTTTATCCGCGCCCGGATGTAAAAAGCAAAAAGCCCGACTCGGAGCTCGAGGAACCCGACCGGTTCATGCGCAAGTGGCTTGCCCGCGTGAAAACGCTTACGCCTGGCAGGACGGTTCCCATCGAGGTGAGTCCCGCCACGCGCGACAAAAAGCTAAATGCCACGACCTGGATGCGCGACCTCGGTGCCGCCAGCGTCACTCATGAATTTGCCCACGACACGGACCGCGAGGTCATCCGCAAGGCCGGGGAGGCCGACGCGGTGGCTCTCATGGAGTTGCTCCCGAGGGAGTCTGCTTCGCGCCTGGGGGACTAG
- a CDS encoding threonine synthase yields the protein MTGLYCSACGLDHDMGVPQNLCTSCGKPLFARYDLKEAARTLTPQSLTTRGKSLWRYREVLPVRKDEDIVTLGEGWTPMLHVPRLGAKLGMERLYIKDESQNPTQSFKARGMTGAVSMAKQYGLKKLAVPSAGNAAGALAAYAARAGIEAHIFMPADTPQANIIECRETGAHVTLINGLITDCGMEVAKRKAAEGWFDVSTLKEPFRVEGKKTLGYELAEQLDWKLPDAVLYPTGGGTGLIGMWKAFDEMQQMGWIGSERPRLYTIQASGCAPIVRAFEEGKRFADEFPNAATKASGLRVPKAIGDFLMLDALRASGGGVVAVPDEEMIQAVRELGSAEGIFAAPEGAACYAALKHLRAQNVIRADEQAVIFNTGAGVKYLECFHD from the coding sequence ATGACTGGTTTGTATTGCTCGGCTTGCGGATTGGATCACGACATGGGGGTGCCGCAGAATCTCTGCACCTCCTGCGGCAAGCCGTTGTTTGCTCGTTATGATTTGAAGGAAGCGGCCCGTACGCTCACTCCGCAGTCGCTCACCACGCGTGGCAAGTCCCTCTGGCGGTACCGCGAGGTGCTGCCCGTGCGCAAGGATGAGGATATCGTCACGCTTGGCGAAGGCTGGACTCCCATGCTTCACGTGCCGCGCCTCGGCGCGAAGCTCGGGATGGAGCGCCTTTACATCAAGGACGAATCACAGAATCCCACGCAGAGTTTCAAGGCTCGTGGCATGACCGGCGCGGTCTCGATGGCCAAGCAGTATGGCCTCAAGAAACTCGCCGTTCCCTCCGCCGGCAATGCCGCTGGTGCACTGGCCGCCTATGCCGCGCGAGCCGGGATCGAGGCCCACATCTTCATGCCGGCGGACACGCCGCAGGCAAACATCATCGAGTGCCGCGAGACCGGCGCGCATGTCACGCTCATCAACGGCCTCATCACCGATTGCGGTATGGAGGTCGCCAAGCGCAAGGCCGCCGAAGGGTGGTTCGATGTGTCCACGCTCAAGGAACCTTTTCGCGTCGAGGGCAAAAAGACACTCGGGTATGAACTCGCCGAACAGCTAGACTGGAAGCTGCCCGACGCCGTGCTCTATCCCACGGGCGGGGGCACCGGTCTCATCGGCATGTGGAAGGCTTTTGACGAAATGCAGCAGATGGGATGGATCGGCTCCGAGCGTCCGCGCCTTTATACCATCCAGGCCTCCGGCTGCGCGCCGATCGTGCGGGCCTTTGAGGAGGGCAAGCGTTTCGCAGACGAATTCCCCAACGCGGCGACAAAGGCCTCTGGACTGCGCGTCCCGAAGGCCATCGGAGATTTCCTCATGCTCGACGCTCTGAGGGCATCGGGTGGCGGAGTGGTTGCCGTACCCGATGAAGAAATGATTCAGGCCGTGCGCGAACTCGGCTCGGCCGAGGGCATCTTCGCCGCCCCGGAGGGAGCCGCCTGCTATGCGGCGCTCAAGCATCTGCGCGCTCAAAATGTGATCCGGGCTGACGAACAGGCCGTGATCTTCAATACCGGAGCCGGGGTGAAATACCTCGAGTGCTTCCATGACTGA
- a CDS encoding dicarboxylate/amino acid:cation symporter has product MPSLSVQIFIGLILGGVFGWAFPAIALHGELLKDIFLNLIKMMVGPLVFASIVQGIAGGGDLKRVGRIGLKSIIYFEVITTIALLVGLVFANVIRPGQHVALHATAAVSGVPAGKPQTVAEMVLHAVPTSVFDALARGDVLQIVTFSVIFAIALSLAGKAGEPILKFTEGLTQVMFKFAGLVMLFAPLGVAGAMAFTIAKNGTGILLSLGALVGTVYLAFIAFLALVLGSVMLIFRIPVMPFLRAVKEPCLVAFGTTNSESALPKAFQAMERFGVPKGIVGFVLPTGYTFNLDGAAVYLTVAILFISQAAANVTGVTLTWWQQILMVLTLMVTSKGVAAVPRAAIVVLVAALHTFGLPLEGAALLIGIDAILDMGRSAVNVFGNCLASVVVAKWEGEFDQDQALSAYGPQPLFKST; this is encoded by the coding sequence ATGCCTTCACTGAGCGTGCAGATCTTCATTGGTCTGATCCTGGGCGGAGTCTTCGGCTGGGCTTTCCCCGCCATCGCCCTCCACGGGGAATTGCTCAAGGACATCTTTCTCAACCTGATCAAGATGATGGTGGGGCCTCTGGTCTTTGCCAGCATCGTCCAGGGTATCGCCGGCGGCGGCGATCTCAAGCGCGTCGGCCGCATCGGACTCAAGTCCATTATTTATTTCGAGGTCATCACGACCATCGCGCTTCTGGTCGGATTGGTCTTCGCCAATGTCATTCGCCCCGGCCAGCACGTCGCTCTTCACGCCACGGCCGCCGTTTCCGGTGTGCCGGCGGGCAAGCCCCAGACTGTCGCCGAGATGGTCCTGCATGCTGTTCCCACGAGCGTTTTTGATGCGCTGGCTCGCGGTGACGTGCTGCAGATCGTGACGTTTTCAGTGATTTTCGCCATCGCGCTGTCCCTCGCGGGCAAGGCAGGCGAGCCGATCCTGAAATTTACCGAGGGCCTCACGCAGGTGATGTTTAAATTCGCCGGGCTGGTGATGCTCTTCGCCCCTCTTGGCGTGGCGGGAGCCATGGCTTTCACCATAGCGAAAAATGGCACCGGCATCCTCCTCAGTCTCGGCGCGCTGGTCGGGACGGTCTATCTTGCATTTATCGCATTCCTCGCGCTGGTGCTGGGTTCGGTCATGCTGATCTTTCGCATCCCGGTGATGCCTTTTCTCCGTGCGGTAAAGGAGCCGTGCCTCGTCGCCTTTGGTACGACGAATAGCGAATCCGCACTGCCCAAGGCGTTTCAGGCCATGGAGCGGTTTGGCGTGCCCAAGGGCATCGTAGGTTTTGTCCTCCCTACGGGATACACCTTCAACCTTGATGGCGCGGCGGTGTATCTCACGGTCGCCATCCTCTTCATCTCGCAGGCCGCGGCGAATGTCACTGGCGTCACGCTGACATGGTGGCAGCAGATTCTCATGGTGCTTACGCTCATGGTCACCTCCAAGGGCGTCGCCGCCGTGCCTCGCGCCGCCATCGTCGTCCTTGTCGCAGCCCTGCACACCTTTGGCCTTCCTCTGGAGGGCGCGGCGCTTCTCATCGGTATCGATGCCATCCTCGACATGGGGCGCTCCGCCGTGAATGTCTTCGGCAACTGCCTCGCCAGTGTCGTGGTCGCCAAATGGGAGGGCGAGTTTGATCAGGACCAGGCCCTCTCAGCCTACGGTCCGCAACCTTTATTCAAGTCCACATGA
- a CDS encoding Type 1 glutamine amidotransferase-like domain-containing protein — MRNLIASILFISSASVFAAATDTATPVTGPTAGTLLVVGGGDKTSIWPTFLDLAGGKDAPIVVITTASPKNGADNKDFQELQALGATHLTLLHTDDRTKANSNEFTAPLREAKAVWITGGRQWRLVDSYLNTKTEKEIFNLLDRGGVVGGSSAGASIQASYLLRGARSGNSVLMAAGYEEGFGFLKNTAVDQHVNTRGRAEDMLQVLEAHPNLLGIGLDESTGIIVRKDRADVIGAGYAHFTAREVGKDRSFELQSGGAFDLGSRHPIDLVSEQAGDQGTTAKDPGTVRVAIYADEGSPKAPDLIEGCLGTLPEKFHLERVTADQIRQGVLSNFDVIAQGGGRASLQAEALGDDGKEKIREFLRKGGGYVGICAGAYLAASDRPYYLRIVNARVVDREHWARGGGDVQIRFTDEGKTELRQETPVVQIRYNQGPLLARDSQADLPSYTELAVYETEIAKKGAPEGVMKGTSAMISAPFGNGRVFLSSPHPERTPGLESILQSAVLWVAKRDTPANP; from the coding sequence ATGAGAAACCTCATCGCCAGTATTCTGTTCATCTCCTCCGCCAGTGTATTCGCTGCCGCCACAGACACGGCAACTCCTGTGACCGGCCCCACCGCCGGAACGCTCCTCGTCGTCGGAGGAGGGGATAAAACCAGCATCTGGCCCACCTTTCTCGACCTCGCGGGGGGCAAGGACGCGCCTATCGTCGTCATCACCACGGCCAGCCCGAAGAATGGCGCGGATAACAAAGACTTCCAGGAACTTCAGGCACTCGGAGCCACTCATCTCACACTTTTGCACACCGACGATCGCACAAAGGCAAATTCCAACGAGTTTACCGCGCCCCTCCGTGAGGCAAAGGCAGTCTGGATTACCGGCGGTCGCCAGTGGAGGCTGGTGGATTCCTATCTGAATACAAAAACGGAGAAGGAAATCTTCAACCTCCTTGATCGCGGTGGCGTCGTGGGAGGCAGCTCTGCGGGCGCATCCATTCAGGCGTCGTACCTTTTGCGCGGAGCCCGCTCCGGTAACAGCGTTCTCATGGCTGCGGGGTACGAGGAGGGTTTCGGGTTTCTCAAGAACACCGCAGTCGACCAGCACGTGAACACTCGTGGCCGGGCTGAGGACATGCTGCAGGTCCTCGAGGCTCATCCCAATCTCCTGGGCATCGGCCTCGATGAATCAACCGGCATCATTGTGCGCAAGGATCGCGCCGATGTGATCGGCGCAGGATACGCTCATTTTACCGCCCGGGAGGTGGGCAAGGACCGGTCCTTCGAGTTGCAATCCGGCGGTGCGTTCGATCTCGGCAGCCGCCATCCCATTGATCTCGTCTCGGAGCAGGCGGGCGACCAGGGGACCACGGCGAAAGATCCCGGCACCGTGAGGGTGGCGATCTATGCCGATGAGGGCAGCCCGAAAGCCCCGGATTTGATCGAGGGGTGCCTCGGGACGTTGCCGGAAAAGTTTCACCTCGAGCGCGTGACTGCCGACCAAATCCGTCAGGGAGTGTTGTCCAATTTTGATGTGATCGCCCAAGGCGGAGGCCGGGCGTCGCTCCAGGCGGAGGCTCTAGGCGATGATGGCAAGGAGAAGATCCGCGAGTTTCTTCGCAAGGGCGGGGGTTATGTCGGTATTTGTGCCGGCGCCTATCTCGCCGCGTCGGACCGTCCGTATTATCTCCGTATTGTAAATGCCCGCGTGGTGGACCGGGAGCACTGGGCGCGTGGAGGAGGTGACGTGCAGATCCGCTTTACTGACGAGGGCAAAACCGAACTGCGTCAGGAAACACCCGTCGTGCAGATCCGCTACAACCAGGGTCCCTTGCTGGCCAGGGATTCTCAAGCCGATCTGCCATCCTATACGGAACTGGCCGTTTACGAGACGGAAATTGCAAAAAAAGGTGCGCCTGAAGGGGTTATGAAAGGGACGTCAGCGATGATCAGCGCGCCATTCGGGAACGGAAGGGTGTTTCTGAGCAGCCCTCACCCGGAGCGGACACCGGGTCTGGAAAGCATTTTGCAGTCGGCTGTGCTCTGGGTCGCAAAAAGGGACACGCCAGCTAATCCGTAG